Part of the Devosia sp. SL43 genome, TCCCAGGAGCGGGAGCCATAGACCGGCAGGGAGTAGTCGCCCTCGGCGATGGTCAGGAGCTGCGCCGAAATCGATCGCAGGCGACGCAGCACATAGACCGCCACAAATAGCGTCATGAGCACAATGAAGATGACCAAGACGCCGAAGGTGGACACCTGAACCAGGGCTTGATGGTCCCGTGCGGCAGCTATGGTGCGGGTATTGTCCTCGCGAACGGCCTGCACATGGGCGCGGTAGGCTTCGCTGATGCCCTGAAGCCGATCGAGTTCTCCGGTGATGGTCTCCGCTGTGGCATCAAACTCACCCATGAGCGCGTTACCACCCGCCGGTCCGCTTTCCACGAAGGCCTGAGCCATGCGCTGGCCGGTGGCATAGTAGGGCTCAAAGGCTACGTTCAGGCCATCGATCGCCGCCAGCATCTCGGCATCGTCGAGTTCGAGGGCCAGGGCACGCGCCGTCGCCAAGTCGGCCGCGAAGGCGGCGGCATAATTGGCAGCCTGGTCAAAGCCGTCATCAAGCCCATCGAGCCCCCGCGTTGCGGAAATATCGGTAAGCCATTGCTGCACCTGCACGACATCGAACTTGATTCGCGCTGTGGCGTCTGAAAGTTCGGAACTGCTGAGCAGTTGATCGATGCTCTGATCAACCAGCACCTGCTCCCGACGCGTGGCATCAAAATCCTGAACCTGGCTGGAAATTGCCAGGATTGTTGCAATGGTCGCTACCGCCAGACCAGAAACTAAAGCAAACCGCGCTAGGCGCATGAACAGACCTCCCCAAATTCCTGCCAACTTAAATTCCTAGGCGATAATTAATTGTGAATACCTTGTTTACCACGATGGAACGAGTTGACCGGGGCCGTGGCCAAGGCAGGCGAGCTGTGCTCCTTCCCGTCTAGACTCCTATCGATTTCTCGGTTTGGCCGCAGACCATTGCGATGCTATGAGCGGACGCATGACCCCGATGGAAACCAGACAGCCGCCCTTTAAGGTGATGGCGATCTATAAATTCGCCGACCTGCCGGATGCCGAAGCCATCCAGCCGGTGCTGGCGGAACTGTGCTGTGGGCGCGGCATCAAGGGCACGTTGATCCTCGCCCCAGAAGGCATCAACGGGACCGTGGCCGGCACCGAGGCCGCAATCGATGAACTCGCCGATTGGCTCTTCGCTGGCCCGGTGATGGGCGGACGACTCGCCGGGGCCGAGGTCAAGTATTCGACATCCGAGGACATGCCGTTCCTGCGCATGAAAGTCCGCCTCAAGCCGGAAATCGTGACTTTGCGCGCGCCGGAGGCCAATCCGGCCAAGACCGTCGGCACCTATGTCGAGGCCCAGGACTGGAACGCGCTGATCGAGCGCAACGACGTCGTGCTGGTCGATACGCGCAATGACTACGAGGTCGGCCTCGGCACGTTCCAGCGGGCGCTGGACCCGAGCACACAGAGCTTCACCGAGTTCAAGGATTACGTGGAAACCCACCTCGATCCGCGGCGCGACAAGAAGGTCGCCATGTTCTGCACCGGTGGCATCCGTTGCGAGAAGGCGTCGAGCTACCTGCTCTCCAAGGGTTTTGAGGAAGTCTTCCACCTGCGCGGTGGTATCCTGAAATATCTCGAAGTGGTGCCACAGGAGCAAAGCCGCTTTGCCGGCGAATGCTTTGTCTTCGACGAGCGCGTGTCGGTGGGCCATGGCCTGGTCGAGGGCGATGCGACACTCTGCCGGGCCTGTCGCCATCCGCTGACATCAGTCGACCGTGCTGACCCCGCCTATGTCGAAGGCGTCAGCTGCCCGCATTGCGCCGGGGATGAGGCCAAGCATGCCGCCGCCGTCGAGCGGCAGAAGCAGATGGATCTGGCCAAGCGCCAAGGCCTGGCCCATCTGGGCGATGCCGCAGCGACCATTGCCGCCGAGCGCAAGGCCGCCAAGCGCCTGCTGGCCGAAACCTCGCGGGCTCGCAACAAGGCATCCGGCCAATGACCGTGCTCGCAATCGATACCGCGGCGCCCCGCCTGCAACTGGGCCTGCTGCTGGCAGACGGTACGCGGGATGTGTCGGTGGACGATATCGCCACCGGCCATGCCGAGCTGATCTTCGGCCGCATCGCCGCGCTGATGGCCCGCCACGGCGCGACCTATGCGGACCTGACACGCGTAGTGACCACCACAGGTCCGGGCTCGTTTACCGGCCTGCGCATCGGCCTCAGCGCCGCGCGCGGCATTGGCCTCGCACGCGGTATCCCGGTCATCGGCGTGCCGAGCCTCCTGGCCCTGTCTCTGAGCGCCGAAGGCCCCAGCACGGTCCTGCTCGATGCGCGGCGGGACGAAGCCTATTTCCAGACCTTTGCCGGCCCGGGCCAGCCGCTCACCCAGGCTGACCTGCTGCCTATGGTGATCGCCCAGGCGGCGACGGTGCCAGGCACGACGCTGATCAGCTCGCCCTTCGTCGATATTGGCCTTGTCGCCCGTTACGGCGCGACCGCTGATCCCCTGACCCATCCGCCCGACCCCAACTATGTCAGGGATGCCGACGCCAAGCCGCAGACGGCGGCCCGGATCGAAAGGCTCAATTCATGATCAAGCTGTGGATGGCTCCAGCGGGCCTGCATATCGAGCCTGGGCAGCCCAAGGACGCCAGCGATCTGGCCCGCATTCACGCCCAGGGCTTCTATCGCGGCTGGCCGGCGGGCGAGTTCACCAGCTTCCTCAACGAGGCCGATACGCCGGTCTATGTGGCTTGCGACGCCAAGCGGAAAATCGCCGGCTTCGCGCTCATTCGCATCGCCGCCGACGAGGCCGAACTGCTGACCATTGCCGTCGATCCCAAATGGCGCGGCAAGCGCGTCGGCCAGGCCTTGCTCAAGGCCACCTTCGACGATCTGATGATGTCGCCCGCCCGCCGCATGTTCCTCGAAGTCAGCGAAGACAATGCCGCCGCCATCAAGCTCTATGGCAAGGCGGGCTTTACCACCATTTCCGCGCGCAAGGGCTACTATCCCAAGCCGGATGGCTCGGCTGCCACCGCGCTTGTCATGGCGCGCGATCTTGGGTAACCCGGTCTGGATCACTGAGCAGAGCGGAGGCGGCGCGTGAGCAGAGGCCAGACGGATCCAACGCTGGAAGAGGCCTGCGTCGCCAAGGGCATGCGGATGACCGACCAGCGCCGCGTCATCGCAAGGGTGATCGAGGCGGCAACCGATCATCCTGATGTGGAAGAGCTCTATCGCCGCGCCTCCACGGTGGACGACCGCATTTCCCTCTCGACCGTCTATCGCACGGTCAACCTGTTCGAAGAGGCAGGTCTGGTCACCA contains:
- the tsaB gene encoding tRNA (adenosine(37)-N6)-threonylcarbamoyltransferase complex dimerization subunit type 1 TsaB; this encodes MTVLAIDTAAPRLQLGLLLADGTRDVSVDDIATGHAELIFGRIAALMARHGATYADLTRVVTTTGPGSFTGLRIGLSAARGIGLARGIPVIGVPSLLALSLSAEGPSTVLLDARRDEAYFQTFAGPGQPLTQADLLPMVIAQAATVPGTTLISSPFVDIGLVARYGATADPLTHPPDPNYVRDADAKPQTAARIERLNS
- the rimI gene encoding ribosomal protein S18-alanine N-acetyltransferase, whose translation is MIKLWMAPAGLHIEPGQPKDASDLARIHAQGFYRGWPAGEFTSFLNEADTPVYVACDAKRKIAGFALIRIAADEAELLTIAVDPKWRGKRVGQALLKATFDDLMMSPARRMFLEVSEDNAAAIKLYGKAGFTTISARKGYYPKPDGSAATALVMARDLG
- the trhO gene encoding oxygen-dependent tRNA uridine(34) hydroxylase TrhO — translated: MTPMETRQPPFKVMAIYKFADLPDAEAIQPVLAELCCGRGIKGTLILAPEGINGTVAGTEAAIDELADWLFAGPVMGGRLAGAEVKYSTSEDMPFLRMKVRLKPEIVTLRAPEANPAKTVGTYVEAQDWNALIERNDVVLVDTRNDYEVGLGTFQRALDPSTQSFTEFKDYVETHLDPRRDKKVAMFCTGGIRCEKASSYLLSKGFEEVFHLRGGILKYLEVVPQEQSRFAGECFVFDERVSVGHGLVEGDATLCRACRHPLTSVDRADPAYVEGVSCPHCAGDEAKHAAAVERQKQMDLAKRQGLAHLGDAAATIAAERKAAKRLLAETSRARNKASGQ